A genomic region of Nostoc sp. UHCC 0702 contains the following coding sequences:
- a CDS encoding pentapeptide repeat-containing protein: MATPIVRRSNQSRQAQDSQRASSLPLVTRRLGAWAAEITLVVASGLVPYGLGAYINTRSDFNRVPLNPILVVTERAIARPLALPVSYGIRNVAWPTNFLWTVALLAPVTLSWWQLYLLGKTGSTIPKRWLGIRVVNEQGTAPGLPAVVAREGIGRWAVPTSIAYILWRYSFAFPNLGLFTFLVGLMLVGEALALPPRRGRRALHDWLAGTYTIDSTRPIPASQVANKGQGSSAKGNEANKEQEETKSPVMGMTTETPSLGTLWRRMQQNPSLTLFAVALTSMTAVLATLIATQVYIQTQQSQSQNKQINSQKFLALVKQLSPDSGVSEAERQSVILAMGGLNDSQSIQYLADLLVSETNPILLNTVQQALVTIGPKAISELKNKNQFLASELASVNGNLPQERELRQKRLQNNQQTINKILAVYSGKIQGIDLSRTQLGQSGTLGSPFFNLVLDNVDVSGIKFKQANLNQASFKASRFRGVGEDGRWDTFDDAIADLSQAQMKQVNFTDANLSRVVMTGSDLSRATLNRANLSHARLVGANLSSTQLVGADLRFAVLENASLTGADLGGAKLNEANLYGARLGRVIAIGTQLSSANLTKTDWQASDLSGADLERANLSNANLSATRMTGAILRSAQLENANLRNADLSLVDLRGANLAGADFQGTIIAPAKEDPADQFVQTPDLGSVSAVVEGVDFSQAKNLDAKQLAYICTKGGIHPRCP, translated from the coding sequence ATGGCGACCCCAATTGTGAGGAGAAGTAATCAATCAAGACAAGCACAAGACTCTCAAAGAGCCAGTTCGCTGCCGTTAGTTACCAGGCGCTTAGGTGCTTGGGCAGCAGAAATCACACTGGTGGTTGCCAGTGGCTTGGTTCCCTACGGGCTTGGTGCGTATATTAATACTAGAAGCGATTTCAACCGAGTGCCGCTCAACCCCATACTGGTAGTCACAGAAAGAGCGATCGCTCGACCTTTAGCTCTGCCTGTGAGTTATGGTATCCGTAACGTCGCATGGCCAACTAATTTTTTGTGGACAGTAGCTTTGTTAGCACCTGTAACGCTCTCATGGTGGCAATTATATCTACTAGGTAAAACTGGTAGTACAATTCCTAAACGGTGGTTGGGCATACGGGTTGTGAATGAGCAAGGCACAGCGCCAGGTTTGCCTGCTGTTGTCGCACGGGAAGGAATTGGACGCTGGGCTGTACCCACATCCATCGCCTATATTCTTTGGCGTTATAGCTTTGCCTTTCCCAATTTGGGATTATTCACGTTTTTAGTTGGGTTGATGTTGGTAGGAGAAGCGTTGGCTTTGCCTCCGCGCCGAGGGCGTCGCGCACTGCACGATTGGCTAGCTGGTACTTACACCATAGACTCTACTCGCCCCATACCAGCCTCACAGGTAGCTAACAAAGGGCAAGGTTCCTCTGCCAAGGGTAATGAAGCCAACAAAGAACAAGAGGAAACAAAAAGCCCAGTCATGGGAATGACAACAGAAACTCCAAGTCTGGGCACATTGTGGCGACGGATGCAGCAAAATCCTAGTTTGACACTGTTTGCTGTAGCACTAACAAGTATGACTGCTGTGCTAGCCACTTTAATCGCCACTCAAGTTTATATCCAAACTCAGCAAAGCCAGAGTCAAAACAAACAAATCAACAGTCAAAAGTTTCTTGCACTCGTAAAACAATTGAGTCCTGACTCTGGTGTCAGCGAGGCAGAACGCCAGAGTGTGATTTTGGCAATGGGTGGTCTTAACGACTCCCAGTCCATCCAATACCTTGCGGATCTGTTGGTTAGCGAAACCAACCCCATCCTCTTGAATACAGTGCAGCAAGCTTTAGTAACTATCGGCCCCAAAGCTATTTCGGAATTAAAAAACAAAAATCAGTTTCTTGCTAGCGAACTAGCTTCTGTGAACGGTAATTTACCCCAAGAGCGGGAATTGCGACAAAAGCGCTTACAAAACAACCAGCAAACGATTAACAAGATTCTTGCTGTTTACAGTGGTAAAATTCAGGGTATTGATCTGAGTCGCACCCAATTAGGTCAAAGTGGTACTTTGGGAAGTCCCTTTTTCAACTTGGTGCTAGACAACGTTGATGTATCAGGAATTAAATTCAAACAAGCAAATCTCAACCAAGCCAGTTTTAAGGCTAGCCGCTTTAGGGGAGTTGGTGAGGATGGACGCTGGGATACTTTTGACGATGCGATCGCAGATTTGAGTCAAGCTCAAATGAAACAAGTTAATTTCACAGATGCAAACTTAAGTCGCGTCGTCATGACTGGTAGCGATTTAAGCCGCGCCACCCTCAACAGAGCTAATTTATCTCATGCACGTCTAGTTGGCGCTAACCTCAGCAGCACTCAACTAGTGGGAGCAGATTTGCGATTCGCAGTTTTAGAAAATGCTAGCTTGACTGGGGCAGATTTAGGTGGCGCCAAATTAAACGAAGCTAATTTGTATGGCGCTCGTTTAGGTCGGGTGATTGCCATTGGAACTCAATTGTCATCAGCCAACTTAACTAAAACCGATTGGCAAGCATCAGATTTATCTGGAGCAGATTTAGAACGTGCCAATCTCAGCAATGCTAACTTAAGTGCTACTCGTATGACTGGTGCTATTTTGCGTTCTGCACAGTTAGAAAACGCCAATTTGCGGAATGCTGACTTGAGTCTAGTAGATTTGCGAGGGGCAAATCTTGCAGGTGCAGATTTTCAGGGGACAATTATTGCTCCTGCCAAAGAAGATCCCGCAGATCAATTTGTGCAAACACCAGACCTAGGTTCAGTATCTGCTGTAGTAGAAGGTGTTGATTTTTCTCAAGCCAAAAATTTAGATGCCAAGCAACTAGCTTACATTTGTACTAAAGGAGGCATTCATCCTCGTTGTCCGTAG
- a CDS encoding Rrf2 family transcriptional regulator produces the protein MELSNKSEYALLALLELATRYSSGESLQIRQIAVLQDIPNRYLEQLLATLRRNGLIKSIRGAKGGYVLARDPRMITLLDAFTCMEGLDATPVINTDTATLGTQVIQEIWVEARQAANAVLQKYTLQDLCERRDIHRQKELMYYI, from the coding sequence GTGGAACTCTCTAATAAATCTGAATACGCACTTCTAGCCCTGTTAGAATTAGCAACTCGTTATTCCAGTGGCGAATCGCTGCAAATTCGACAGATAGCAGTGCTACAAGATATACCAAATCGCTATTTAGAACAATTACTAGCAACATTAAGGCGTAACGGCCTGATTAAGAGCATACGTGGTGCTAAAGGTGGCTATGTTTTAGCACGCGATCCCCGAATGATTACGCTGCTAGACGCTTTCACCTGCATGGAGGGTTTAGACGCTACGCCTGTTATAAATACTGATACCGCAACCCTAGGAACTCAGGTAATCCAAGAAATTTGGGTGGAAGCTCGTCAAGCAGCTAATGCTGTTCTGCAAAAATATACCCTTCAAGACCTTTGTGAGCGGCGAGACATCCACCGACAAAAAGAATTAATGTACTATATTTAG
- the xseB gene encoding exodeoxyribonuclease VII small subunit, producing MVKRKSASSSDSMSGWNYEAKVVEIEAIIARIEEGELELEQVFDQFATAVEYLRQCEGFLQQRQQQVDLLIETLSDD from the coding sequence ATGGTTAAACGTAAGAGTGCTTCTAGTTCTGATTCAATGTCAGGTTGGAATTATGAAGCTAAAGTTGTGGAAATAGAGGCAATTATCGCTAGAATTGAAGAAGGTGAGTTGGAATTGGAACAGGTGTTTGACCAATTTGCAACTGCTGTGGAGTATTTGCGTCAATGTGAAGGTTTTTTGCAGCAGCGACAGCAACAGGTAGATTTGTTGATTGAAACTTTGAGTGATGATTAA
- a CDS encoding exodeoxyribonuclease VII large subunit — MNSYFPDTPLSVAGLTDYIQSLLEEDKILRQVWVTGEVSSTNHHRSGLFFTLQDSDRTAGIKCVAWNSQLPKLAQIPIPGEQLIILGSIRVYPQRGEYQLTVWQTLPAGVGLQALRYQQLRNRLQAEGLFDAERKRPLPPHPQTIAVVTSPTAAAWGDIQKTLKHRYPGLHVLFSPATVQGEQAPESIVKAIERVEQDGRAEVLILSRGGGSVEELACFNDERVVRAVATSSIPVITGIGHQRDESLVDLAADACVHTPTAAAEKVVPALSELYTQHRQRVVALHEAVHDSWQRSENQLQMLQNRLRRLRLDQKVQQEAQKLVWQRQKLIQITVGRSQQARQHLELLRQKLASLDPKAVLQRGYAVVRLENGAIARSADELAVGQDLLIQLGQGEVKVKVAEITTKAQRHKEIDG, encoded by the coding sequence ATGAATTCATACTTTCCCGATACTCCCCTGTCTGTGGCTGGTTTAACTGACTACATCCAAAGTTTGTTGGAAGAAGACAAAATACTCCGACAAGTTTGGGTAACTGGTGAAGTTTCCAGCACTAATCACCATCGTAGTGGGCTGTTTTTCACGCTGCAAGATAGCGATCGCACGGCTGGAATTAAGTGTGTAGCATGGAATAGCCAATTGCCAAAACTGGCCCAGATACCGATTCCAGGTGAACAGTTAATTATTTTGGGTAGTATTCGAGTTTATCCGCAAAGGGGAGAGTATCAACTTACAGTGTGGCAGACTTTGCCTGCTGGTGTGGGGTTACAGGCGTTGCGCTATCAACAGTTGCGAAACCGCTTGCAGGCTGAGGGGTTGTTTGACGCAGAACGCAAACGTCCGCTTCCACCTCACCCCCAAACCATCGCAGTCGTCACTTCACCAACAGCGGCGGCTTGGGGTGATATTCAAAAAACCCTCAAGCATAGATATCCAGGTTTACATGTTTTATTTTCTCCTGCCACCGTCCAGGGTGAACAAGCACCAGAATCTATAGTTAAAGCAATTGAACGAGTAGAACAAGATGGTCGCGCCGAGGTGCTAATTTTATCGCGCGGTGGTGGCTCGGTTGAAGAATTGGCTTGCTTTAATGATGAGCGAGTGGTGCGTGCAGTTGCTACTTCTAGCATACCAGTAATTACTGGTATTGGTCATCAAAGAGATGAATCTTTGGTAGATTTAGCTGCGGATGCTTGCGTACATACACCGACGGCGGCAGCGGAAAAAGTTGTGCCTGCACTTTCAGAGTTGTATACTCAGCATCGCCAGCGAGTTGTGGCTTTACATGAGGCGGTGCATGATTCTTGGCAAAGGTCTGAAAATCAATTGCAAATGTTGCAGAACCGTTTGCGACGTTTGCGGTTGGATCAAAAAGTGCAGCAAGAAGCGCAGAAGTTAGTTTGGCAGCGTCAAAAACTGATACAAATAACAGTGGGGCGATCGCAGCAAGCAAGGCAGCATTTAGAATTGTTGCGCCAAAAATTGGCAAGTCTTGACCCGAAAGCTGTGTTACAACGTGGTTACGCGGTGGTAAGATTAGAAAATGGTGCGATCGCTCGTTCTGCTGATGAGTTAGCTGTGGGGCAAGATTTGTTGATTCAGTTGGGACAGGGGGAGGTTAAAGTGAAGGTGGCAGAGATAACCACAAAGGCACAAAGGCACAAAGAGATTGATGGTTAA
- a CDS encoding PAS domain S-box protein yields MSEIHDSRFRRYGFVVSIVATALVLMLLLDPWLGMSKTPFLLFFSAVVLSAWYGGWESGILASFLSAVFSDYFFLVPAHSLNLDFANVVRVGLFVWQGLLLSLLFEKLRAAKPSTEVNLQKLNVNISEPNQTELENIKLHQRLQQAIQQKDESLALVDAWLTSSPVGLAFLDTELRYVYANEALAATNGVPQNQHIGRTLTEVLPEWAPQIEPIFQQLMQTKQPLLNQEVSGETYPPGVYRYGLVSYYPVCLPDGQLLGVGIASIDITQLKQTEQALRESEAKFRSVVDSNMIGIGFWEKDGRITDANDALVKMLGYSREELIAGKLNWQNLTPREYLPLDEQALNQLQHNCFFAPYEKEYIRKDGSHLPIIVGGSCLEGTVDRGAFFVIDITERKQAEDIFRCIAQISNQFSTSLDYEETLEQIAKILVPQLADWCCIEILQEDGSIRRLPIAHADAEKAAWTRQLQQYALDPQGTNAIATVLRTGQSQLIPEVSDSQLEGIIQNQQQLEIVRQLGIKSLMIVPLAIRGRVLGCIQFVIAQSNRRYNQCDLALAKDIASRVALAVENAQLYQDIHQAVIHYAESLSLLDALLAAAPVAVCFLDRELRYVRINQVLADINGLPIEEHLGRKFKEVLPEMAAELEPQLQHVLDTGEPLLNVEIHGETRGQPGRYGHWLGNYYPVYNALDETVGVGIILADVTATKVAEIALRENEARFRAMFDQAAVGIAQVALDGQFIEINAALCEITGYSYAELMQMNFQEITHPDDLASDWAQARRVLAGEINGYSLEKRYIRKDGRIIWVNLTASAVWDANGQPKYAVGIIEDISDRKRAEAAQQFLVETSAVLAASLDYKITLTSVANLAVPTLADWCIVDIFREDSSIQQIAIATADPAQRNMSRQLRWRDLSPDGQLHPFLQKLRQGKSIFYPEISDSILANISEEAKYLQQLQGLGILSLMVIPLRSRGQIFGAISFITAESGRHYQQADLALAEDVARRAAVAIDNARLYYETQQAKQAAERAVNRTVLLQKITAALSEALTPQQVAEVVVKQGIAALGAKAGSVVLLDDKGTSLKLVQAVGYSQALIDAWANYPLTASGPSAETVLTSKPVFIENRQAWIEKYPHLADITPEDRHFAHAGIPLIQDGKAIGALGFNFATVQTFNEEDQRFMLTLGQQCAQAIARAQLYEAEQTARAQAETANRIKDEFLAILSHELRTPLNPILGWAKLLRTRKFDEPARVMALETIERNAKLQTQLIDDLLDVSRILRGKVSLNIGAVNLVTTIAAALETVRLAAEAKSIQINTVLANDIGQVMGDSDRLQQVIWNLLSNAVKFTPPGGQIQVKLSVVSGQWSVVSGQEQLTTDNQQLTTDKYAQIQVIDTGKGISPEFLPHVFDYFRQADAKTTRVFGGLGLGLAIVRHLVELHGGMVQAESLGEGQGATFTVKLPLLKSAESRVQSVESAEVVMISESILAGVQILLVDDQSDIREFFSFALEQYGATVTAVASASVALAVFAQSKPDVLLSDIGMPEMDGYMLLREVRTWTSEQGGQIPAIALSAYAAEIDYNRALEAGFQKHVPKPADPVELAQAIANLIGRNC; encoded by the coding sequence ATGTCTGAGATTCATGATTCACGTTTCCGACGTTATGGTTTTGTTGTATCAATTGTTGCAACAGCATTAGTACTAATGCTGTTGCTAGACCCTTGGCTGGGCATGAGCAAAACTCCCTTTTTGCTATTTTTTAGCGCTGTGGTATTAAGTGCTTGGTACGGTGGTTGGGAGTCTGGGATTTTAGCAAGCTTTTTGTCGGCTGTTTTCAGCGATTACTTTTTCCTTGTGCCAGCCCATAGCTTAAATTTAGACTTTGCTAATGTTGTGCGAGTCGGGTTATTTGTCTGGCAAGGATTACTGTTGAGTTTGCTATTTGAGAAATTAAGGGCTGCTAAACCGTCAACTGAAGTAAATCTCCAAAAACTGAATGTAAATATTAGCGAACCCAATCAGACAGAATTAGAAAACATTAAGTTACATCAGAGACTTCAGCAAGCTATTCAGCAAAAAGATGAATCCTTAGCATTGGTTGATGCTTGGCTGACGAGTTCACCAGTAGGGCTGGCTTTTCTCGATACGGAACTACGCTATGTTTATGCTAATGAAGCACTGGCGGCTACCAATGGTGTACCTCAAAATCAACATATCGGTCGTACCCTAACAGAAGTACTACCAGAATGGGCACCGCAAATTGAGCCTATTTTTCAGCAATTGATGCAAACCAAGCAGCCCTTACTCAACCAGGAAGTCAGCGGTGAAACCTATCCGCCTGGAGTTTACCGTTATGGTCTAGTAAGTTACTATCCAGTGTGTTTACCAGATGGGCAGTTGTTAGGAGTGGGCATCGCTTCAATTGATATTACCCAACTCAAACAAACCGAGCAAGCATTACGAGAAAGCGAAGCCAAGTTTCGCAGCGTCGTTGATTCCAATATGATTGGTATTGGCTTTTGGGAAAAAGACGGCAGAATTACAGATGCTAACGATGCCTTGGTGAAGATGCTGGGTTACAGCCGTGAAGAATTAATTGCCGGAAAACTGAATTGGCAAAACCTAACCCCTAGAGAGTATTTACCACTCGACGAACAAGCACTAAATCAACTACAACACAATTGCTTTTTTGCACCCTATGAGAAGGAATATATCCGTAAAGACGGCTCACATTTGCCAATTATAGTAGGTGGCAGTTGCTTAGAAGGGACTGTAGACCGAGGAGCTTTCTTTGTGATCGATATTACAGAACGTAAACAAGCAGAAGATATATTCCGCTGTATTGCCCAAATTAGTAATCAGTTCTCTACATCACTAGATTATGAAGAAACTTTAGAACAGATTGCCAAAATTTTAGTTCCTCAACTAGCTGATTGGTGTTGCATTGAGATTTTGCAGGAAGATGGTTCTATTCGCCGCTTACCCATTGCCCATGCAGATGCAGAAAAAGCCGCGTGGACGCGTCAACTTCAGCAGTATGCGTTAGATCCTCAAGGTACAAATGCGATCGCTACTGTACTACGAACCGGTCAAAGCCAGTTAATCCCAGAAGTATCTGACTCTCAACTAGAAGGAATTATTCAAAATCAGCAACAATTAGAAATTGTGCGGCAATTAGGCATCAAGTCTTTGATGATTGTACCTTTAGCCATTCGAGGGCGAGTACTCGGCTGTATCCAGTTTGTTATCGCCCAATCAAATCGTCGCTACAATCAATGTGACCTAGCTTTAGCCAAAGATATTGCTTCTCGTGTTGCCTTAGCAGTTGAAAATGCTCAACTTTATCAAGACATTCATCAGGCTGTAATACATTACGCCGAATCGCTTTCTCTTCTAGATGCACTCCTGGCTGCTGCCCCCGTTGCTGTCTGCTTCTTAGACAGAGAACTGCGATATGTGCGAATTAATCAAGTATTGGCTGATATTAACGGTTTGCCCATAGAAGAACATCTAGGACGCAAATTCAAAGAAGTTCTACCAGAGATGGCCGCAGAGTTAGAACCACAGTTACAACATGTGTTAGACACAGGAGAACCTTTGTTGAATGTGGAAATCCACGGTGAAACACGAGGACAACCAGGACGCTACGGTCACTGGTTGGGCAATTATTACCCAGTCTACAACGCATTAGATGAAACCGTAGGAGTTGGGATTATTTTGGCAGACGTGACAGCGACAAAGGTAGCAGAAATTGCTCTACGCGAAAACGAAGCAAGATTTCGGGCAATGTTTGACCAAGCAGCCGTGGGTATTGCCCAAGTAGCATTAGATGGACAATTCATCGAGATTAATGCTGCTTTATGTGAAATTACTGGGTACAGTTATGCAGAATTGATGCAGATGAACTTCCAAGAAATTACCCATCCAGATGACTTGGCAAGTGATTGGGCCCAAGCGCGGCGAGTGTTGGCAGGAGAAATAAATGGTTATTCATTGGAGAAGCGCTACATCCGCAAAGATGGCAGAATTATTTGGGTAAACTTGACTGCATCAGCAGTTTGGGATGCTAACGGACAACCAAAGTATGCAGTAGGCATTATTGAGGATATCAGCGATCGCAAACGAGCCGAAGCCGCACAACAATTTTTAGTTGAAACTAGCGCCGTCTTAGCTGCCTCTTTAGACTATAAAATTACCCTCACTAGTGTGGCTAACTTGGCAGTTCCCACCTTAGCAGACTGGTGTATTGTGGATATCTTTAGGGAAGATAGCTCAATTCAACAGATTGCGATCGCAACTGCTGACCCTGCACAAAGAAATATGTCACGCCAATTACGATGGCGCGATTTGTCCCCAGATGGACAACTCCATCCTTTTTTGCAGAAGTTGCGCCAAGGAAAATCCATTTTTTATCCAGAAATTTCTGACTCGATTCTGGCAAATATCAGTGAAGAAGCCAAATATTTGCAGCAGTTGCAAGGCTTGGGTATTCTTTCTTTAATGGTGATTCCTCTGCGTTCCCGTGGGCAAATATTCGGAGCAATTTCTTTTATCACAGCCGAGTCAGGCCGTCATTACCAACAGGCAGACTTAGCTTTAGCAGAGGATGTGGCGCGTCGGGCTGCTGTAGCCATTGACAATGCCCGACTTTATTATGAAACTCAGCAAGCAAAACAAGCGGCTGAACGAGCTGTTAATCGCACAGTGCTTTTACAAAAAATCACCGCCGCCCTCAGTGAAGCCCTAACTCCCCAACAAGTAGCTGAGGTGGTTGTCAAGCAAGGGATTGCTGCTTTGGGTGCGAAAGCCGGTTCTGTTGTTTTACTAGATGATAAAGGTACTTCCTTAAAGCTGGTGCAAGCAGTTGGCTATTCACAAGCGCTGATAGATGCTTGGGCAAATTATCCTTTAACTGCTTCTGGGCCGTCAGCAGAAACAGTATTAACTAGCAAACCTGTTTTTATAGAGAATCGCCAAGCTTGGATTGAGAAATATCCCCATTTAGCAGATATTACCCCTGAAGACAGGCATTTTGCTCACGCTGGTATTCCTTTAATCCAAGACGGAAAGGCCATTGGGGCATTAGGATTTAACTTTGCCACTGTGCAAACCTTTAACGAAGAAGACCAGAGATTTATGTTGACTTTGGGGCAGCAGTGTGCCCAAGCCATCGCCCGCGCTCAACTTTACGAAGCAGAACAAACCGCACGGGCGCAAGCTGAGACAGCCAACCGCATTAAGGATGAATTCCTCGCCATCCTTTCCCACGAGTTAAGAACTCCCCTCAATCCTATCTTGGGGTGGGCTAAGTTACTGCGAACCCGCAAGTTTGATGAACCTGCTAGAGTCATGGCTTTGGAAACCATTGAGCGCAATGCTAAATTACAAACTCAATTAATTGACGATTTGCTAGACGTTTCGCGGATTTTACGAGGTAAGGTGAGCCTAAATATTGGTGCGGTGAATTTAGTAACTACCATCGCCGCCGCCCTAGAAACGGTGCGTTTAGCAGCAGAAGCCAAATCAATTCAAATTAATACAGTACTTGCCAATGATATCGGACAAGTGATGGGCGATAGCGATCGCTTACAACAAGTCATCTGGAATTTGCTATCCAATGCCGTCAAATTCACGCCTCCAGGAGGACAGATACAAGTAAAATTGTCAGTGGTCAGTGGTCAGTGGTCAGTGGTCAGTGGTCAAGAACAACTGACAACTGACAACCAACAACTAACAACTGACAAATACGCCCAAATCCAGGTAATTGATACAGGCAAAGGAATCAGCCCGGAATTTTTGCCTCACGTCTTTGATTACTTCCGTCAAGCAGATGCCAAAACAACCAGGGTCTTTGGCGGACTGGGGCTAGGACTGGCAATTGTGCGTCATTTGGTAGAACTTCACGGTGGTATGGTTCAGGCAGAAAGTCTTGGAGAAGGACAAGGGGCAACTTTTACAGTCAAGTTACCCTTGCTAAAAAGTGCTGAGTCTCGAGTGCAAAGTGTTGAGTCTGCTGAAGTGGTAATGATTTCAGAATCAATACTTGCTGGAGTGCAAATTCTTTTAGTAGATGATCAGTCTGATATCCGGGAATTTTTTAGTTTTGCACTTGAACAGTATGGGGCGACTGTAACAGCAGTTGCATCGGCTAGTGTTGCATTAGCAGTTTTTGCCCAGTCAAAGCCAGATGTTTTGTTAAGTGATATTGGGATGCCAGAGATGGATGGTTATATGTTGCTGCGGGAGGTGAGAACATGGACATCAGAACAAGGAGGACAAATTCCCGCCATCGCCTTGAGCGCTTATGCAGCAGAAATTGACTACAACCGCGCACTGGAGGCAGGTTTTCAAAAGCATGTGCCCAAGCCTGCCGATCCAGTTGAGTTAGCTCAAGCGATCGCTAATCTCATCGGACGTAATTGCTAG
- a CDS encoding PleD family two-component system response regulator codes for MNGTVPLSQYLVLIVDDEQFNRMQLRLFIEKEGYQIVEAQNGREALTVVEKLHPDIVLLDAMMPDMDGFECCAKLQSLDCSKNTPVLMITGLEDQESVDRAFAAGAIDYITKPIHWAVLRQRVKRLIQQSQLQQKQEIVNQELQRLATIDGLTQIANRRKFEEYFSQEWRRMAREQKPLSLILCDVDFFKSYNDTYGHRAGDRCLQKVAKAIHSAARRSVDLVARYGGEEFAVVLSNTNAEGAIQVARSICFAVRRLAIPHSNSQARSYVTLSVGVGTNIPVPGSDFEEMIITVDQALYQAKLTGRDRVVINSHK; via the coding sequence ATGAATGGCACTGTCCCACTGAGTCAATATTTAGTTTTAATAGTCGATGATGAACAATTTAACCGAATGCAATTACGACTTTTTATCGAAAAGGAAGGATATCAAATAGTAGAAGCACAAAATGGTAGAGAGGCTTTAACTGTTGTTGAAAAATTACATCCTGATATAGTCCTCTTGGATGCAATGATGCCAGATATGGATGGATTTGAATGTTGCGCTAAGTTACAGTCTCTTGATTGTAGTAAGAATACACCAGTTTTGATGATTACAGGACTAGAGGATCAAGAATCTGTTGACCGTGCTTTTGCAGCCGGTGCCATTGATTATATAACTAAACCTATTCATTGGGCTGTGTTGCGTCAGCGGGTAAAACGTTTGATTCAGCAATCTCAATTACAACAAAAGCAGGAAATTGTTAACCAAGAATTGCAGCGATTAGCTACTATTGATGGCTTAACTCAAATAGCTAACCGCCGAAAATTTGAAGAGTATTTTTCTCAAGAGTGGCGGCGTATGGCACGAGAACAAAAGCCACTTTCATTGATTCTCTGCGATGTTGATTTTTTTAAATCTTACAATGATACTTATGGTCATCGAGCAGGCGATCGCTGTCTACAAAAAGTTGCCAAAGCCATTCACAGTGCAGCTAGACGTTCTGTTGATTTAGTCGCCCGTTATGGCGGTGAAGAATTTGCTGTGGTTCTGTCTAATACCAATGCTGAAGGGGCTATTCAAGTGGCTCGGTCAATCTGCTTTGCTGTGAGAAGGTTGGCAATTCCTCATAGCAATTCCCAAGCTCGTTCTTATGTAACTTTGAGTGTCGGAGTTGGTACAAACATACCTGTGCCAGGTTCTGATTTTGAAGAAATGATCATTACGGTGGATCAAGCATTGTACCAGGCAAAGTTAACGGGGCGCGATCGCGTTGTCATCAATTCTCATAAGTAA